CAAGACGGGCGCAGCCGTTCTTGGCCATATCGGTGGCGATCTGCACCTGGCGGGCCAGCGGCAGCATGTCGGGCGTCAGCCGAGCCTGAATCAACAACGCGGGATCGAACTTGCGGGCTTCGGCATGCGCCTCGCCCTTACGCAGCACGTGCTGCAGGTTGCTCAGTGCGCGCAGGAAAACAGGGACAGCAGCCTGGTACATCGACAATGTCATGGGGAGTGCTCCGAGGGTTCGGTGGGAGTAACAGAAGATGGAATGGGGACGACCGAAGATAGTTCAGCGGGCAACGTTACCGCGTCTGCCTTCGCCAGGTCGACCGTGTGGCGCGTGATACGCCAGGCGAGGACGCTGCCGACGGCCAACAGCACCGCGGACAGCACAAAGGCCAGTCCGGGCAGATGAATGGGCGAGCTCGGTGAGATCGAGAACGAAAACACCTGGGCGAACAGGAACGGTCCGAAGATGCCGGCAAAACTTGCCAGGCTGCTGATCGCGCCCTGCAGCCGACCCTGTTCATGGGGATCGACCTGATGCGTCATGATCGACTGGATCGGCGGCTGCGACAGGCCCCACAAGGCCATCAACGGAATGCCCAGCAGGAAGACGAAGCCGGTACTGGCCAGGCCCATGACCAGGAAGGCACCGATGCCGCACAACATGCCGCCAAGCAACAGGCGGCGTTCGCCAAACTTCGGCGCCAGGCGACGGGTCAGCACGGCCTGCACCAGGCCGTCGCAGGCACCTACCAGCATCAACACATAGCCCACGGCTTGCGGACCCCAACCGTAGCGGTAATCCGCATACAGCACGAAGGTCGTTTGCAGCACGTAGTGCGCGAGATAAACCAGGAACATCACCACCGCCAGACCAAGTACCAGCGGGTAGCGGCGCAGCAACTTCAGTGAGCCCAGCGGATGCGCGCTATGGAACTCGAAGTGCGCGGTGCGGCGTTCCTTGGGTAGCGATTCGGGCAGCACGAACAAGCCATACATGAAATTGCAGGCCGCCAGACCCGCCGCTACCCAGAACGGCAGGCGCAAGTCGAAATGGCCGAGGAAGCCCCCCAGGCCCGGGCCGATGATGAAGCCCAGCCCGAACGCACTGCCGAGGATGCCGAAGGCCGCGGCGCGCTTTTCCTTCGGCGTGATGTCCGCGATATACGCGTTCGCCGTGGTGAAGCTTGCCGCGGTCATGCCCAGGATCACGCGCGCCACGAACAGCAGCCACAGCGTGGGCGCCAGCGCCAACACCACAAAGTCGATGGCCAACCCGGCGTTGGAAATCAGGATCACCGGCCGCCGCCCGAAGCGATCCGACAGCGCGCCCTGTACCGGCGAGAAGGCAAACTGGATGATGGCGAACACCGTGCCGAACACGCCCACCCACCAGGCCGCATTGGCGATACCGCCACCGGCCAGTTGCTGAATCAGATGAGGCAGCACCGGGATGACGATGCCGAACGCCAGCATGTCCAGCACCACCGTGATGAAGATGAACACCACCGCCGCGCGACGGCGCGGATGGAGTTCGTCAATGGCAGGCTGGTCCATGAGACGTAGCTGACGGGGGAGGCGTGCACGATAGCGGATTGTGTGTGTCGCGGTGTGTGCGGTGCAGTAAAGACTGGCGGCCGTGCGCGTGCTTCCTCTCCCCTCCGGGGAGAGGATTGAGGTGAGGGGCGGGTGCTCGCGGGAAGGCCGCAAAAAGACCGTATTAACCAACAACGAGGCTAGATTGGCCCCTCACCCCAACCCTCTCCCCAAAGGGGAGAGGGAGCAGGTCAGGGTTGCGGTGGCTGGGTCAGTTCGCGCGCGTCCAGATACCCGTCGTGGTTCCGGTCCAGCTTGTGGAACTGCCGCCGCAGATTGTCCTGGAATTGCTTGAGCGTAATCGGCCGGCCGTGGCCGCCAGGCAGTTCGTCGCCTTCCAGCACGCCGTTGCCGTCGCGGTCCATGCGGCGAAAGCCTTCGCTCATGTGTTCCACATACTCGGCTTCACTGACGCGGCCATCGCCGTCGGTGTCGAACTCGCGCAGATACTCAGCCGGGGTGCTCTGCGACCAGGCCGCCAGTGGCCGCAGGATCAAGCCGGTCAGCACGATGGCGCGCGCAAAGCGCATCAGGCGGCCTCGGTCCGGCGGCGTAGCACGGCGAGCGGCTGCGCCCAGGTGGCACCAGGCCGGCGCTTGCTGGTGACCAGGGTGAGGTCGCTGGGCTGGAACACGTTGATATTGTGCGTGGCCGGGGTGGTGAGAATGTACTGGGCGCGGGTGGACTTGAGGAAGGCACCCACCTTGTCGATGTTGAAAATGTCCAGGTGCGCGAACGGCTCGTCGATAAAGACGAAGCCGCCCGGGCGATCCTCATCGCGCATCAACGCCACCAGCAACAGCAGTGACTTCATCACCTGCTGGCCGCCGGAAGCCTCGCCGTCGTCCATGCCGATCCAGCCCTTCTTGTCGAACTCGAAGCGTACGTTGAGGCCGGCCGAGGCCAGCGCCAGGTCTTCGTTGGACAGCTCGGGCAGTTCCACTTCCACGCCGATGCCGGCCAGTTCGGCCAGGATCTTCAGGTTCCGCGCATAGCGCTTGACGGTATTGCGCAGCACGTTGAGATAGGCCGCGCGCGCTTCGCTGGTGATGCGTGCAGCGCGTTCCAGATGCTGGCGCCGGCGCACGAGGTCCTGCTTGAGGCCTTCGTGATCGCCGGCCAGCTTGTCGCGCAGTGGCACGCAGCCGGCATCCGACTCCCAGTGGCCTTCGTTGAGGCGGCGTTCGATACGCTCGATCTCGCGCCTCGCCGCGGCGGGCGATTCATAGCGCTCGCGCAGTTCGGTCATGGCCTGGCGGTTGCGCTTGCCCGGTCGTACGTGGCTGCGTTTGTGGCGGAAGGCCTTGAGGCGCTCGATCTGCTCGTTGCGGAACTGGCTGAACTGGCGCGTGCCGTCGGCCAGCTGCTGCTGGGTCTGCTTGTGCTCGCGCGCCTCGTTGTCGCGCTGGCGCGAGTTGTGCTGGCGTTTTTCGCGCACGGCTTCGTAGTGCATGTCGGCGGCGGCGTAACTGTCGGCACAGCGCTGCACGTCATCCTGCAAGCTTGCCTGCGCCTCGTGGGCCGCGGCGAATTCGTCGGCACGATCGGCCAATTGGCCACTGGCATTGGCGCCGCGCAGCAGGTTCTCCGCATCGCTGGCATGCTGCTGCCACTGCTTGCGCTGATCGGTGAGCGCATGCAGCTGTTCCTCGATGCGCTGCAGGCGCGCTTCGCCTTCGCGCAGCTGGCGTTCGCGCGCGGCGCTGCCGAAGTAAACATCGTCGACACCAAGATGACGGCCGCCACGGCGTTCGCGGAAATAGCCTTGCGGGGTGATCCAGTCCTGCTCCTTGCCCAGCTTGGTGCCATCGGACACATCGTCGACGCGGCGGATGCGGTCGAGCTGGCGCAACAGCCATTCCGGCGCCGCCGCCTTGAAGTCGACCACTTCCAGTAGCGAACCACGCGTGGGCGCGGTAGTCGGCGCACGATCGGCCACCACGAAATGCTTGTAGCGATGCTGTTCGCCGAGACGCCATGCGGCCTCGCGATCGCGCGGATGGTCCAGCAGCACCACATGGCGATAGCCGGCGAGTACCGCTTCCACCGCGGCCTGCCAGCGCGGCTCGCTGATCTCCACGATCTCGCTGAGCATGCTGTGGCCGATGCCGGCGTCGTCCAGTGCGCGGCGAAAGGTCTGCTCGAATTCCGGTGTGTAGCGCTGGCCGCGGCGCCAGGCGCCGAGCTGCGCGGTGAGCGTGCTGAGCTCCTCGCGCAGACGGCCTTCCTCGCCCTGCAGTCGAGTCAGCTGGCTGCGCGCATCGATCAGCACGCGGCCTTGCGCGTCATGGTCGGCGCCATCCTGCGCGGCGACCTGTTCGCGCAGGCGCAACTCCTGCTTCAGCAGCACTTCGTTTTCGGTATACGCGCGGCGCGCTTCATCCAATTGGCGCTGTGCCTGCTGGCGCGTGCCATCAGCCAGCTTCTGTTCGCCGCGCAGGTGTTCTTCGTTGGCATCGAGCGCGATCAGGCGCTGGTCCAGCTCGACATCGCGCTGCGACAGTTCACGACATTTGCGCTTGAGCCCGAGCAGCTGCGGGCGCGCGCCTCGGATGGCGGCGTGCAGTTCGGCCAGCTCGGTACGCGGAAGCACGTCGGCGACCAGCTCGGTACGTTCACGACCCAGCGCATCCCATTCCTGCCACGAACGCACGCGCCCTTCGGTTTCCTGCAGGCTTACGCCGATCAGCGAAAGCTGATGTTCCAGTCCGTGCTGTTCACGGTCGGCCTCGGCTTGTTCGTTGCGGGCGCGCTGGTAGTCGTCCAGCACGGTCTTGTCGCCAAATACATCGAACACCAGTTCCAGCAGTGACTTGGGCGGCAACTGGCAGAGCTTGTCGGTCGCGCCCTGTTCCAACGTGAGCACACGGCGGATCGCCTGCGACAGACCGGCGCCTTCCAGGCGCACGCGGTATTCGCGCAGGCCCAGCCAGTCGCCGCGCGCTTCGATTTCGTCCACGCTCACATTACCGCCCATCACGGCGTACTGGCGCTGCCATTCGCCACCCTTCTTCTGGATGCGCACGGCGAGGGTGACTTCGTTGTCCATCAACGGGAAGAACGGGCGCTCGCCGCGCGGCCCCGGGATGTTGCCCACGCGCGCGCGCAGCCACGCGAACGGCTTGCCGTTGTGGCGCAGGTAGCTCTTGTAGTCGCGGTTACCGGCACAGTCGATGGTGAGCAGGGTGCGCAACGCGTCGAGCAAGGTGGTCTTGCCGGAACCGTTGGGCCCCACCACGGTGACGATATTGGTATCCAGCGGCAGGCTGAAGCGCTGCCAGTAATCCCAGTGGATGACTTCGAGGCTGCGGAAATCAAACATCGCTGGTCACTTCGCTGTCTTCGAGATCTTCCGCTTCGTCATAGAGCGGTTCATCGTTGTCGTCATCACGGCGGGCCGGTACCAGGCCGGCCAGCAGGTCGCCCAGGGCGCCATCGAGAATGCGTCGCGCCGTGCGTTCGTAATCGAAGACCAGATCGAGTATCGGCCCCTCGGCCAGCTCACCCTTGCGGCGCACGATGAAACCGTGGCGTGCCAGCAGGCCCAGGTTGAAGTTCACTCGTGTCTTGCCGCCGAGCCGGTCGCCGAAGTCAGCCAGCAAGGTGCGCTCGGCCACCACCGGCGACAGCGAGGGGTCGCGAGAAATGGGTTTCGCTTCCGCAAACATCAGCGTCTGCGAGGCATCGGCCTCGGCCTGCTGGCGCTCGAGCTGGCGCTGGCGCTTGGGTAGCACGATCAAGGCCCAGAGCACCACGAGCAGTGCAATCGCATCGCGATCGAGCTGCAAGGTATTGGAGATCCAGCTGTCGCTGCCGCCGAAGACATGGCGCTCGCTACTGCGCGCTACCGCGACGCTGATATAAGCCGAGTAGGGATGCTCACGCAGTTCCAGGCCAACGCTGGCCAGCCGGCGATCGAGCTCCTCGCGGAAGCCTTCGTCCAGCAGCGCCTTACGTGCCTGCACGTCGTCGCGCGGCAACCAGCGCTGGGCCAGCAGGCGGGCGACCAGCGACGCGGTTTCGTCATGCATCGGGTTGTTCCCTGGGTGAAGGTGGGCTGGGTGGATGCAGGCGGCCCGCACTGACCAGCGCGATCGCAGCCAGGCCCGGGTCGATCAGGCGTGGTTCGATTTCCAAAGCCAGCGGAAGCCGTGCGAGATCGGCGGTTGGCCCCTGTAGTGCTGACGACTCGGGGTCACCAAGCAGGCCGAGCAGGGAGAGCCGATAGGCGCTCAGTGCGTAGTCTTCGCCACGCAGGGCATCGCTGAGTTCCAGCGGCTGGGTGAGTGCGGCGAGTTCGCCGTGCCAGGCCAGCAGCGGCGCGAGATCGTCCTCGTCCATCGGCAGGTCGGCCGTGGTGGGCGTGCTCTCGGCAGCGGGAATATCGGTGTTTTCCGCCGCCGCGCGTTCGCGTTCGAGCAATTCGAACTCGGCCACGTCGAGCGCGATCTGGTCCTGCAGGAGCGGCGGTTGCAGCGGCAGCAACGCGGCATCGTCGGCGTGTTGGGCCAATGCGTCGGGACTGAGCGAACGCAGCCATGCTACGAGATCGGACGACGACAATCCGGTTCGGCCCAGATGCACGCGATGCTGGTCGATCTTGTTGAGCTCGCGCTGGAAGGTGCCGGCCTGCCGCAGCAGCGCGCTTTGCGCCCGACCCACCGCTTGTGCGAGACGGTGCGTGGCGGGATCAAGGTCGGCGCTATCCGCAATGCGGCTTACGACCTCGGTGCCTTTCTCCACCCAGTCCCATACCGATTCCAACCGCGTGGCGGCATGACGGATGCGATGTTCGGAACCCGACAGTACGGCGCGATCGAAGTCTTCCTTCAACTCCGATAGGCGCGACAGTAGATGGCTCAGTTCGTCGGCGGAGAGTCGGCCCACCGCCTGGCCTGCAG
This sequence is a window from Dyella humicola. Protein-coding genes within it:
- a CDS encoding AAA family ATPase — encoded protein: MFDFRSLEVIHWDYWQRFSLPLDTNIVTVVGPNGSGKTTLLDALRTLLTIDCAGNRDYKSYLRHNGKPFAWLRARVGNIPGPRGERPFFPLMDNEVTLAVRIQKKGGEWQRQYAVMGGNVSVDEIEARGDWLGLREYRVRLEGAGLSQAIRRVLTLEQGATDKLCQLPPKSLLELVFDVFGDKTVLDDYQRARNEQAEADREQHGLEHQLSLIGVSLQETEGRVRSWQEWDALGRERTELVADVLPRTELAELHAAIRGARPQLLGLKRKCRELSQRDVELDQRLIALDANEEHLRGEQKLADGTRQQAQRQLDEARRAYTENEVLLKQELRLREQVAAQDGADHDAQGRVLIDARSQLTRLQGEEGRLREELSTLTAQLGAWRRGQRYTPEFEQTFRRALDDAGIGHSMLSEIVEISEPRWQAAVEAVLAGYRHVVLLDHPRDREAAWRLGEQHRYKHFVVADRAPTTAPTRGSLLEVVDFKAAAPEWLLRQLDRIRRVDDVSDGTKLGKEQDWITPQGYFRERRGGRHLGVDDVYFGSAARERQLREGEARLQRIEEQLHALTDQRKQWQQHASDAENLLRGANASGQLADRADEFAAAHEAQASLQDDVQRCADSYAAADMHYEAVREKRQHNSRQRDNEAREHKQTQQQLADGTRQFSQFRNEQIERLKAFRHKRSHVRPGKRNRQAMTELRERYESPAAARREIERIERRLNEGHWESDAGCVPLRDKLAGDHEGLKQDLVRRRQHLERAARITSEARAAYLNVLRNTVKRYARNLKILAELAGIGVEVELPELSNEDLALASAGLNVRFEFDKKGWIGMDDGEASGGQQVMKSLLLLVALMRDEDRPGGFVFIDEPFAHLDIFNIDKVGAFLKSTRAQYILTTPATHNINVFQPSDLTLVTSKRRPGATWAQPLAVLRRRTEAA
- a CDS encoding TCR/Tet family MFS transporter, yielding MDQPAIDELHPRRRAAVVFIFITVVLDMLAFGIVIPVLPHLIQQLAGGGIANAAWWVGVFGTVFAIIQFAFSPVQGALSDRFGRRPVILISNAGLAIDFVVLALAPTLWLLFVARVILGMTAASFTTANAYIADITPKEKRAAAFGILGSAFGLGFIIGPGLGGFLGHFDLRLPFWVAAGLAACNFMYGLFVLPESLPKERRTAHFEFHSAHPLGSLKLLRRYPLVLGLAVVMFLVYLAHYVLQTTFVLYADYRYGWGPQAVGYVLMLVGACDGLVQAVLTRRLAPKFGERRLLLGGMLCGIGAFLVMGLASTGFVFLLGIPLMALWGLSQPPIQSIMTHQVDPHEQGRLQGAISSLASFAGIFGPFLFAQVFSFSISPSSPIHLPGLAFVLSAVLLAVGSVLAWRITRHTVDLAKADAVTLPAELSSVVPIPSSVTPTEPSEHSP
- a CDS encoding EF-hand domain-containing protein; the encoded protein is MRFARAIVLTGLILRPLAAWSQSTPAEYLREFDTDGDGRVSEAEYVEHMSEGFRRMDRDGNGVLEGDELPGGHGRPITLKQFQDNLRRQFHKLDRNHDGYLDARELTQPPQP